TGTTCAGGCTCGATTAGCTGTTCTGGTTCATTTAAAAAATGCAGCTGGCTTTCTTCCTTCACCACGATTAAATCACGTCCAAAGGTCACCACAAATTCCGATTTCAAGACTGCCTCTTTATCCTTCATACCGATTGTCAGACCAAGGATCGATCCGTTATCTTCGTTAATATAAAATTCACTGGCTTCACCAAGCAGCTGCCCTTTGCGGTCAATGACTCTAGCTCCCGAAATACTGATTTTTTTCTGTACGAGTTCGTTGGCAATCGGTATCTCTGTTAAATCGAAAATAGAATTGCGGTCTTCGATGGTTACCGCAAATTCACCGACACCCACGATTTTTTTAAACGGAACCGCCATTACACTGATCTGCCAGTCCGCATGTTCTACAGTTAAAAAGTCAACGCTCCCCTGCTGTGCGTTGATCACCAGGGACTTCACTGTTCCGATTTCTGCTCCTTCATTGATGCTGATAATCGGCAAGCCGACAAATTGGTTGCTCTTCTTCACACTCATCACTCAATTCTATCTAAATTGGTAATATTATCATGCAACACCAAATTATTGTACTATATCTTCAGGAATTAGGTAAGTAGTAAAATAGTACTCTATTTCATTTTTTATCACACCATATTCCAAATAGCGTTCTTTCAAATCTGATAACAATGATGCAAGCTTGAGATTTTCCTTTTCCTGAATATAAAAATCCCTCAGTAAACCGGAAAAGATATAATAATCTTTGGGAGAAAGCTGCTGCTGCAAAACGGTTGTCAGCACGCTTTCGAATTCTGCTCTCTCGCCATGTTCCCTCACCCAGCTCACCTGTTCAATCATAAATTCAAGAATGTCTGGTGACAGATCTGCCTTTTTTTCTTCCATAACATCTGGCAATACGGCCTCTGCTTCATTCTCTTCAGAATCTTCTGAATCTTGTTCAGTCAGCACATCAAGTTGGATCAAGTCTTCCAAATCCTCGGACTGAGCAATGTCTATTGTTTTTTCCTCAGCAGATGCCTGGTCTTCAAATTCTGATACCTGTACTTCAGACAACTCTCCTAGCTCTTCCAATTCTCCCAGCAGTTGCTCTCGTCCGTGAGAAATCTCAGCAGAATGTTCCTCAGGCTGTGCCTCTTCCTCCATAACCGGCTCTGTCTCACGTCCTTTTACGAGGAAATCAAATTCATCCGTATTTTCTGCTTCCTCCAGAATGGTTTCAGGTTCAACAGGAACAGC
This genomic stretch from Fictibacillus marinisediminis harbors:
- a CDS encoding PRC-barrel domain-containing protein; this translates as MKKSNQFVGLPIISINEGAEIGTVKSLVINAQQGSVDFLTVEHADWQISVMAVPFKKIVGVGEFAVTIEDRNSIFDLTEIPIANELVQKKISISGARVIDRKGQLLGEASEFYINEDNGSILGLTIGMKDKEAVLKSEFVVTFGRDLIVVKEESQLHFLNEPEQLIEPEQTLEELTLDRFANEDPLKEKQLELLTGKRASKDIYSKTGNLIIPSGTLLSREDIVKAREEGPSVMVELTMNAAD